One window from the genome of Alnus glutinosa chromosome 13, dhAlnGlut1.1, whole genome shotgun sequence encodes:
- the LOC133854116 gene encoding cytochrome P450 87A3 gives MWAFCIGALLIISITNWVYSWRNPRCKGKLPPGSMGLPLLGETLQFFSPNTSSGVPPFIKERMDRYGPIFRTNLVGRPVVISTDPDLNHFVFQQEGNLFQSWYPETFTEIFGRQNVGSLHGFMYKYLKNMVLNLFGPESLKKMLPEVEQAATRRLHRWSCQDAVELKDATASMIFDLTAKKLISYEADKSSENLRENFVAFIRGLISFPLDIPGTAYHKCLQGRKRAMGMLKSMLQKRRAMPRKQQSDFFDYVVEEVKKEGTILTEEIALDLMFVLLFASFETTSLALTLAIKFLSDHPLVLKQLTEEHETILNKRENADSGLTWKEYKSMTFTFQFINETVRLANIVPGIFRKVLRDIQFKGYTIPAGWAIMVCPPAVHLNPAKYEDPLTFNPWRWEGVELNGASKHFMAFGGGIRFCVGTEFTKVQMAVFLHCLVTKYRWQTIKGGNIVRTPGLQFPNGFHIQLRKKDTRKQDTTLHNRS, from the exons ATGTGGGCTTTCTGCATTGGAGCTCTGCTAATCATAAGCATCACAAATTGGGTTTACAGCTGGAGAAATCCCCGATGCAAAGGAAAACTCCCACCAGGCTCAATGGGCCTGCCACTCCTTGGAGAGACCCTCCAGTTCTTCTCTCCCAACACTTCTTCTGGCGTTCCTCCGTTTATCAAAGAAAGGATGGATAG GTATGGGCCGATATTCAGGACAAATTTGGTCGGACGACCGGTGGTGATATCAACGGACCCGGATCTCAATCACTTCGTCTTCCAACAAGAGGGGAACTTGTTCCAAAGCTGGTACCCGGAAACATTCACAGAGATTTTTGGACGACAGAATGTGGGTTCCTTACATGGGTTCATGTACAAGTACCTGAAGAACATGGTGCTGAATCTCTTTGGTCCTGAAAGCCTGAAAAAGATGCTCCCTGAAGTTGAACAGGCGGCTACCAGAAGATTACACCGGTGGTCATGTCAGGACGCCGTTGAATTAAAAGACGCAACTGCAAGT ATGATTTTTGATCTGACTGCAAAGAAACTAATCAGTTATGAAGCAGATAAATCCTCAGAGAATCTAAGGGAGAACTTCGTTGCATTCATACGGGGATTAATTTCCTTCCCTTTGGACATTCCTGGCACGGCTTATCACAAATGTTTACAG GGTAGGAAAAGGGCAATGGGAATGCTGAAGAGCATGCTACAGAAAAGACGGGCAATGCCCAGGAAGCAGCAAAGTGATTTTTTTGACTATGTTGTTGAAGAGGTTAAAAAAGAGGGAACAATTCTCACAGAAGAAATCGCTCTGGATTTGATGTTTGTGCTACTGTTTGCCAGCTTTGAAACAACCTCCCTGGCTCTAACTTTAGCAATCAAGTTTCTTTCAGACCATCCTCTAGTGCTGAAGCAATTAACA GAAGAGCATGAGACAATTCTTAACAAACGGGAAAATGCTGATTCTGGGCTTACATGGAAAGAATACAAATCAATGACATTTACATTCCAG TTCATAAATGAAACAGTGAGATTAGCAAATATAGTTCCAGGGATCTTCCGCAAAGTACTGAGAGATATTCAGTTTAAAG GATATACCATTCCAGCAGGTTGGGCCATTATGGTCTGTCCCCCAGCTGTACACTTGAACCCTGCAAAATATGAAGATCCCCTAACTTTCAATCCATGGAGATGGGAG GGAGTGGAATTAAATGGTGCATCCAAGCATTTCATGGCTTTCGGTGGTGGCATTAGGTTCTGTGTTGGAACCGAGTTCACTAAGGTGCAAATGGCAGTGTTTCTCCATTGTCTGGTAACAAAGTACAG GTGGCAAACAATCAAAGGAGGAAATATTGTTCGAACTCCTGGTTTACAATTTCCAAATGGTTTTCACATTCAGCTCCGGAAGAAGGATACAAGGAAACAGGACACAACTCTACATAATCGAAGCTGA
- the LOC133854115 gene encoding protein HAPLESS 2 → MGHRILFLIFVLGFLGPEGVDGVQILSKSKLEKCEKNSDSDNLNCTKKIVLNMAVPSGSSGGEASIVAEVVEVEENSTSNKMQTLRIPPVLTVNKSAAYAIYQLTYIRDVSYKPQEFYVKTRKCEANADAKVVKICERLRDEKGHIIEHTQPICCPCGPQRRVPSSCGNFFDKLMKGKPNTAHCLRFPGDWFHVFGIGQRSLGFSVRIQVKTGSKISEVIVGPENRTATSTDDFLRVNLIGDFVGYTNIPTFEDFYLVMPRQGDGDQPQDLGRNFSMWMLLERVRFTLDGLECNKIGVSYEAFNGQPSFCASPFWSCLHNQLWNFREADQNRIKRNQLPLYGVEGRFERINQHPNAGTHSFSIGVTEVLNTNLLIELSADDIEYVYQRSPGKILSVSIPTFEALTQFGVATITTKNTGEVEASYSLTFDCTRDVTIMEEQFFIMKPKEITNRSFKLYPTTDQAAKYVCAAILKDSNFNEVDRAECQFTTTSTVLDNGSQSTPFQPPKSSINGFFESIESIWNKLWKSLVDFITGKTCRRKCYGFFDFRCHIQYICMSWIVMFGLLLAIFPTVLVLLWLLHQKGLFDPLYDWWEDHFGADYQSSRGIRRHRVDFDHPHIHVNKHHEQQPRHHKHGPQYKRRSIYHERRHNHSNRDTDYYHYLHHVHKDKHKHGHSKNLSTTQRWKKGRQDEFHKRKRGLLNDTQFNLHAKRGE, encoded by the exons ATGGGGCATAGGATTTTGTTTCTCATCTTCGTTCTCGGTTTTCTTGGCCCTGAAGGTGTTGACGGAGTCCAGATTCTCTCCAAGTCGAAGCTCGAGAAGTGCGAGAAGAATTCCGACTCCGATAATCTCAACTGCACCAAGAAGATCGTCTTGAACATGGCGGTTCCCAGTGGCTCT AGTGGTGGAGAGGCCTCAATTGTGGCGGAAGTAGTGGAGGTGGAGGAGAACTCAACTTCTAACAAGATGCAAACTCTGCGAATACCACCAGTGCTAACGGTCAACAAATCTGCTGCATACGCCATATATCAGCTAACATATATACGA GATGTTTCTTATAAACCCCAAGAGTTTTATGTTAAGACACGCAAATGTGAGGCAAATGCTGATGCAAAAGTTGTGAAGATATGTGAGAG GTTACGAGATGAAAAAGGTCACATTATTGAGCATACCCAG CCAATATGTTGTCCTTGTGGGCCCCAGAGGCGGGTGCCTTCATCATGTGGAAACTTTT TTGACAAGTTGATGAAAGGAAAGCCAAACACTGCACATTGTCTCCGATTTCCAGGTGATTG GTTCCATGTGTTTGGTATTGGACAGCGATCATTGGGATTCAGTGTTCGTATTCAGGTCAAGACTGGATCTAAAATTTCG GAAGTGATTGTGGGTCCTGAAAACAGAACAGCAACATCCACCGATGATTTCCTAAGGGTTAATCTTATTGGTGATTTTGTTGGATATACAAATATACCGACATTTGAGGACTTTTACCTTGTAATGCCGAGGCAG GGTGATGGTGATCAACCACAGGATTTGGGGAGGAATTTTTCTATGTGGATGCTGCTTGAGAGAGTAAGGTTTACCTTAGATGGCCTTGAATGTAACAAAATTGGTGTCAGTTATGAAGCATTCAATGGGCAGCCAAGCTTTTGCGCTTCACCATTTTGGAGTTGCTTGCATAATCAGTTGTGGAATTTCCGTGAG GCTGACCAGAACCGAATTAAGAGGAATCAGTTGCCACTATATGGTGTTGAAGGAAGGTTTGAAAGGATAAACCAACATCCA AATGCAGGGACTCATTCGTTCTCCATAGGAGTAACCGAAGTACTCAATACAAATCTTCTAATAGAGCTAAGTGCAGATGACATAGAATATGTTTACCAAAG GAGTCCTGGAAAAATATTAAGCGTCAGCATACCAACATTTGAAGCACTTACTCAATTCGGAGTGGCTACAATCACAACTAAGAATACTGGTGAAGTGGAAGCATCATATAGTTTAACG TTTGATTGCACAAGAGACGTCACAATCATGGag GAACAATTCTTTATTATGAAGCCGAAAgaaattacaaatcgatcatttAAACTCTACCCAACTACCGATCAAGCTGCAAAATATGTATGTGCAG CTATACTAAAGGATTCTAATTTTAACGAAGTTGATAGAGCTGAGTGCCAATTTACTACTACATCTACTGTTCTTGACAACGGATCACAG AGTACTCCTTTTCAACCACCAAAGAGTAGTATAAATGGTTTCTTTGAGTCTATTGAAAGCATTTGGAATAAACTATGGAAAAGTTTGGTAGACTTTATCACAGGAAAAACTTGCAg AAGGAAATGCTATGGATTTTTTGACTTCAGGTGTCACATACAGTATATATGTATGAGTTGGATAGTAATGTTTGGTCTACTTTTGGCAATTTTCCCAACTG TGCTTGTGCTACTATGGCTTTTGCATCAAAAGGGACTCTTTGATCCTCTTTATGACTGGTGGGAAGATCATTTTGGGGCTGATTACCAGAGTAGCAGGGGAATCCGGAGGCACAGAGTTGATTTTGACCACCCTCACATTCATGTTAATAAACATCATGAGCAGCAGCCAAGGCACCACAAGCATGGTCCTCAATATAAGCGAAGAAGCATTTACCATGAAAGAAGGCACAACCATTCCAACAGAGACACTGATTATTATCACTATCTCCATCATGTTCATAAGGACAAACACAAGCATGGCCACAGTAAGAATTTAAGTACCACTCAGCGATGGAAAAAGGGAAGACAAGATGAATTTCACAAGCGCAAACGGGGGCTGCTGAATGACACCCAGTTTAATCTTCATGCTAAGCGGGGAGAATAG